One Ahaetulla prasina isolate Xishuangbanna chromosome 17, ASM2864084v1, whole genome shotgun sequence genomic window carries:
- the NHLH1 gene encoding helix-loop-helix protein 1 has translation MLNSDQTEIDLQPTHSETESVFSDCGGGRGGPVEDAGSLSLCGQSRGPESSDHMKKDLQHLSREERRRRRRATAKYRTAHATRERIRVEAFNMAFAELRKLLPTLPPDKKLSKIEILRLAICYISYLNHVLDV, from the coding sequence ATGCTGAATTCTGACCAGACCGAGATTGACCTCCAACCCACCCATTCAGAGACGGAATCGGTCTTCAGTGATTGtgggggtggccggggtggaccTGTAGAAGACGCCGGATCCCTCAGTCTGTGTGGTCAGTCCCGGGGGCCCGAGTCCAGCGATCACATGAAGAAGGACCTTCAGCACCTCAGCCGTGAGGAACGACGGCGTCGGCGTCGAGCCACGGCTAAGTATCGGACGGCCCACGCCACGCGAGAGAGGATCCGCGTTGAAGCCTTCAACATGGCCTTTGCCGAACTCCGGAAGCTCTTGCCCACCCTCCCTCCGGATAAGAAGCTGTCCAAAATAGAGATTTTGCGGCTGGCCATCTGTTACATCTCGTATCTGAACCACGTCCTGGATGTCTGA